The genome window GATGGTGCTTAATGAAAACGACCTAGTTCCGGCTGAAACGTTGTTTATAGACGACAGTCCCCAGCATTTGGAAACAGCAAAAAAGCTTGGTATAAAAACGTACTTAATGACCCTGCCTGACAATATTCAGGCGCTAAGATTTTTGGAATAGCTTATTAATGCATAAGCCATTAATTATTTTGAATATTTATACTCACCGGTTTTTATATTTATAGTAAATGGTTTCGGCTCAGGAAGCCACAGTTTGCCATCGCCAATTTCAACAGGAATCCATAAATAACGCGAGTCCCATTGTGTTTTAGGCCGCCACTGATCGCCCATGAAAATTACCGTAGTTGATTTTGTGCCGGTTACCTTAATCAGCATGGTAGATTGCGAGCCATAAGTATTTGTTGGGGGAGGTGCAATGTCTTTAAATTCTGTCCATGGCCCTTTTAATGATTTTGAAGTTGCATACTTGTTGGGGTTGGGGTTCCATCCGGTTAATGCCGAACCTATTGCATAATAAAGCCCTTTAAAATGGACTATTGCACCGCCCTCAAGCGGGGCTTTTACCAGACTCATCTCTTCCGACACTGACAAGTAATCGTCAGCAAGCTTTACGATGTGAAAACCTAAGGCCCGATCTTCAAAAACGAGGTAAGCAGTACCATCATCATCAACAAACTGACCAATATCCCTGCTTTCATGGTCCAGCGGACGGAAGCTTTTTACAAACTTAAAGTCGCCATCGGGTTTATCGCTAATTGCAATACCTACCCGGGCATATTTGTAGTTGCGTGTATCAAGGTGAAAATACATCACATATTTTTTTGTGGGTTTATTGTAATAAACTTTTGGACGCTCCAATATCCATCGGTAACCCAGATTTTCAGGGTCTTGCATTTTAACAACATCACCCATAAATTTCCAGTTCATTAAGTCGGCTGAAGAATAGCAGCTTACATACCTATAATTAGTATCCAGGCCGTTTCTGCGTTCTTCACCGTACCAGTAATAGGTGTTTTTTATTTTTATAATACCGCCGCCGTGTGCCTGGATATGATCGCCGTTGTTGTCGGGCCAAAAAGCACCAGGGTTAATTTCTTTATTTTGGGCAAATAAAATACTATTTAAAAGTACAAGTGCTACGATTATGAGACTTTTTTTCATCTATAAATTAAAAAAGGATGGTTATTTAATTTCATTCAATTCCTGCAATCTGCCGCATATCTCTATCATCGCTGCCTGGTCAATCAGGCTTTTGGCTGGCTTAGGGCCCAATAGGTTACTGGTGTCACGTTCAGTTTTCCAAATATTGTCGGCATCCTCCTCAAAAAACGTCATCCATTCTTTATTGCTGTCAATTTTAAACAGATCAATATATCCCCTAAGCATTACTGCATTGAACCAATAGTTGCCGGGTAACCGTCCATTTTTAAAGAATTCAGCTTTTCCGGCTTTTGCAATTCGCTGCGCTTCTGCCAGGTATTTCGGATCGTGTGTTAAACGATATAACAGTACATTTGATTGCAACATGGTACCGGTATTATAGGTGTAGGTTGCCATACCGATTTTTAATGACGGGATTTGAATATTATCATAATATACGCCCGATGGCGCTTGCAAATACTTGTTAACCCATTTGTATAAGGTTAAAGCAGTATTAAGATAGTGTTGTTGTTTGGTGATCTTGTATAATTGTAGTGCCACCAAGATACCCGGTCCGTTTGAACAGGTATTTTTGGTGTTTTTATCACCCTCTTTCCAATACAAGCCGCCCCCGGATGCTGTATCAAGCCCGCCCATCATAAAGCGATAGATCATTTCAGATGAATGCAGGTATTTTTTATTGTTTGTACGATGATAAGCATCAAGATAGGCTATAGCAATCCATTGGTTATCGTCGTAAAAACGTGAACTTTTTCTTTCTGTTAAAGGGTAATCCTGGTAACCCGGAAATGGCGGCTTATTACTATAATATTGATCAATAGCATTTACTACTTGCTGCATGTATTTTTGGCCTGGTTGTAACACTTCCATTTCATTGGTAGCCTGTATCAATGCGCATAACGGCCACAGCCAGGAGTGGGGGTTTTCATTTTTTGCGCTGTCGGTTGTTTCATAATAAAGCCCGTTCTTTTTGTCGGTAAGTTGTTTGTTAATTCCCTCGTACAGGTATTTAATACGGGTTTTATAATCAGGTAACTGCGCTTTAACTGTAATGCTAAAAAATGCACTCAGCAGCAATATAATTGTTTTTTTCATAGACATTGATAACGCTAATTTACATTTATTAATAATTAAATGTAATTGTGACAGCAATATTACTTTGATTATTTGTGAGATAATGAGCGTAATATTGGGGTTTAAAATTCGCCTGTTTTATTACTTTTGGATATGCTAATTATCCAGCTTACCGGTTTATCGGGTTCAGGCAAAACAACCCTTTCACAATTTGTAAAGCAGGCGCTCGAAGATCGGCATCTTACCGTTGAAATAATTGATGGTGATACCTACAGGAAAACGCTTTGCCGTGATCTGGGGTTTTCTGTGGAAGACCGCTGTGAAAACATTAGGCGTTTGGGCCATGCTGCTCACTCATTTGCGGGTAGCCGTGATGTTGTGATTATTGCTGCAATAAATCCGTTTGAGCACATTCGTAAGGAGTTGGAAATTAAGTATGGTATCAAAACTGTTTGGATAAATTGCAACGTTGATGTTTTGATAGCTAGGGATACTAAAGGGCTTTACCGGCGGGCCCTGTTACCCGAAGACCACCCTGACAAGCTTCATAATTTAACCGGGATAAACGATAGCTATGACACGCCGGTTAATTATGCTTTATTAATCAATACCCATATGCAATCTACTGCGCAATGTGGCGGGTTACTTTGCGATTTTATATTACAACATATTGGCTAATAAATATTCTTAATCAATTCCGGCCGGGTCGTAAGTAAAATACTGCACAAATCTCGGTTTTGAAGCTGTGTTTGGGCTGCTGCCATGTGGTAATGCATGGTGCCAGATAATAAAATCACCCGCATTGGCTGCTATTGGAATACACCCCAGCTCGTAAAGGTTTTCTTTATATGGGTCAGCGCCGGGGCCCAGGCTTCCTACCCAGCTGTCAAGCCGGTGGTGGAAACCTGGTACCAGGCTAAAGGCTCCCTGGTTTGCTTCGGTATCGGCAAGGTAGAGAATTCCCTGTAGTCCAAAAGGGAGTGGTAAATTTAGTTTTGTGTCCCAATGCAGTCGCGGCCCCGGAAATTTCCAGTTCTCCGTTTCCGGTGGATTGAAGCCAACTCTGTCTGCGGTAACCCAAATATCTTTACGGTTCCATAGCTGCTCAAAAACAGCACGTATAAATGGGGAATCTCTGTTTTTTTCAAGAACAGGGTGTTGAAAAAGCTGAACCATAATGCCCTGCCTTGCGTGGTGCTGATTATACCAGGTATCGGGGTTATTGCGGTCAATTTGAATAAAACTGCAAATTGTTTCAATGGTCTTTTCACAATCCTCTTTTGGTACTGCATTTTTTAAAACAATATAACCGTTCCGTTCCCAAAAATCAACCTGTTCATCGTCCAGGATTTTCTGAATTGCAACCTCGCCGGGATTGTTTTTATTTATAATAGCATTATTAAAACGTATAATTTTTTCTGGTGATGGCGTTCCGCTGGTTTCAAGTATCCACTGCTCAAACTCCTCAAACGAAGGCGCTGTGCCGTATAAATATCTAACAGTTTGCTCAAGTCCAAGGCCAAGTGTAAAAAGCAAGGTCTTATCAAGCTGGAATTCGTTTTCAAGGCCACCTGAATTTATTTGGCCATTTCTTTTTAGCATGCATTTATGCCAAAATCTTTTCAAATGCATTATTTGCAATTGCCCGGCTTCTTCAAATGGCGTTAATAACAGATCTGACATAGCAGTGGTATAAAATTAAAGCTAATTTATGAGTTAATAGTTAGGCCAGAAAGATTTGCTGCATTTTCGAAGTGCTCGCCGGCTGCAATACCAAGTGCGGCGAGTTTGAATCCGGAAAATATACCTTCTGTGAATTGAACTACGTTAAGCCTAAGAAACTGTGTTTCTTTACAGGCAACAATCACACCGTAGTTAACATCTGAATGTACAATCGAACCCGGGATGAATGTTGAAGGGTTATTTACCTGGACTAAATTAACTTCCAGGATCCTGAACGGCAAACCCCTAAATTGCGTTACTGCTCCGCCGTAATCAGGGTTGGTAGCATTCACGAGGTTCTCAATTTCGTTTGCCGATTGTGTTTCCCAATCAATTTTAAGATCATCAATAACGGGCGCGGCAAAATAACTGGCGTTGTTTTCATTTTGAGGGAAAAGCAAGTCATTCCCCGTAGTGTTCAGTTTTTCAATTCCTTTTGAAATAACCTGTACGCTCTCCATCGCCAGGCGATTGGTGTACAAGCCTAAACTTTCACCTTGTGCAATGGATATTTCGTGCTGCATTAACATCGGGCCATCGTCGTAATTTTCTGTAACCTGGTGTATGGTTATACCACCGGTTTGCGCCCCATTTTTTATTTGCCAAAAAACAGGCGACTTACCCCTGTAAGCAGGCAATAAGCTGAAATGGATATTGAAAAAGCCAAATTTGGGCAGGGCTGTCAACGTTGGCGAAATTTTATAAGGGCAACCAAATACAAATACGGCATCCACCTGCGCTTCAGTAAGCCAATCCTTAAAGCCTATATTCAGCTCTTCTTTTAAAAAACGTTTAAAAGGAATATTTAAATGTTGAGCATTAAGTTCAATTGGTATATTGTTTTTATTGGCTTTTCCTGGCGAAACAATACTGTGCAACAGTTTTTGCGCCGATAGGTAATGAATAACTGGTATGGAATACAGGCCGCCGGTTAGTAAAATTATTTTCAATTATGTAAGATTTAGTATAAACTTTTTGATTTTTAAGCTAAACAAAAAAACAAACACTTAAAAGTAATATTTAAATGTATAGCATAATAGCAAAATTAAAGCATTGCCATTCTTTTTTTATCTAATATATAATACAGCTCCATTGCTTTTTCAAGATGTGCGGGGATATCGGCCATGGCTTCTTTCCTGAAATGCTCACCAGGCTTTTTTGAATGATAATGGCTGCGTTGCTCCATTAACTCAAGCGCCTGAGCACTAATGGTTATATTTGAAAAAGAAGCTACCCTTTTTATCATTTCCATAGGGCCTTCATTGTAATTAATCAACATGCAACGCTCATCGTTCGCTGCAATTTCGAGGTACTTTTGTAGATAGCTTGTTAATACATTTGCCAGGTAAATAGAAGAATCGTGACCGATCTCTTCAGGTTTAAAGCCAAATAACTGGGGTTCAATCATGCCCGGTACAGCCTGCATTCCGGGTAATTTGCTGTGTGACCGAAACACTTCATCAGGCCTGCGATACAGCAAAATAAAAGGAACCCCGGGATAAAGCAGCCTCAGCTGCCTGTAAAAAAAAATATGCCAGCTGTCGGCCTTAATAAATAAGTCTTTCTTTTGCAGGGTTACTGCGCCTGCGGTTTCCCTTGCATAATATTTAAAAGCACTTACCAATAAATTATTTATTTCGGCTTCGGTAAAATTTGGTTCTTTAAAAGGTAATCGCAAAATGTCGTCAAAAAAAGGAACCTCTGATAATACAGTGTTTTGTTCCATTGTTGACAGCAGTTGCGAAACCAGGGTTGAGCCGCAACGTGAGATATGAAAGATGAAAGCTGCAGGTACCACCTCTTTTAAGCCGCCGGCCCAGGAAACCGTCATTTCAAGTGCACTAACCGAAGAGAATTCATAATAACGGTTGTTTGCCGAACGGCATTTCAAAATGGTTTCGTCAAAAAAAGGTTCGGTAAATTGCTTGCCAACGGTATGTAGCCAATGACATTGCGACTGCCCGGCTGATGTAGCTAATTTATAAGGGATCCAATTCTCAATTTCAATATGATCCATATCCGGCTGTAAGCTTAAATATTTCCACTGTTACTTAGTAAAATTCTTACCTTTTTTTCCAGATCATCAGCACGTTTATTGGAATCCTCCGTATTTTGGAATCTTAAATGTTTAATCATGTTTAAAAGATTATCATCAACTTGTTCTTTTTTATAAACTATTTGATCGGATGAGGTGATCATATTCTTTAACCAATCATTAACGGTACAATCAATCACCAGGTGAACCCTGTCGGCCTTGCTGTTGTTCGACACGCGATGTGGTAAATTAGCATTCAGATACCAGCATTCGCCTTCCTGCAAAAATACCCGATCCTGTTCGCAATAAAATGCCACTTCGCGATTGGTAATTACCGGAAAATGAAGCCGCGCTTCTCCTTTTTCAAAGGCCAGCTCATTATCTCTGTGTTCTTTAATTACGGCACCTGCCTTTAAATTTAAAAATCTTACCGACATGATGGGGCAATGCAGTTCTGACAGTAGTTTCCTTACAGAAGAGAACCGTTCCATATAAACATTGTCTTTATATTCACTATGTTTTCCCATCAATTCGGGAACGATGTTTTTATGATCGCCTCCGGGAGACCGCAAAGCAAGCACGTCCCATGAGCCGGTGTAATGATACTTGTTTAGATGCGGCTGCCAATCCTGGCCGGTAACTGCTAATTCTGTTTGCATTGCCTGCAGGTCAAAGGTTAGTCCTAATTTCGCATAGCGTATCATAAAATATTTTTTAGGTTTTTCGAACCCAGGCTAACATATAGGGGTAGGGCAGAGTGTTAAGTTCTTCGGCTTTTTTTTTTGCCGTATGTCATTCCCCGCAATTCAAGGCCAGGCACAGCCAAATATCGTCCGGCTTTAAAGTTCTGCAAAATATTTTCACTTTCACCTTTGTATCCATGCTCATGAAAAACAATTTGCGGATCTATTCCGGTAAACAAACAGGCTGCGTATGACCATGCCAGCGCCATCAACTCACCTGAACGGTGCATATCTGTATCCGGAAGCCGGCCACTTACGGAGCAGCGTATATCGGAAGGTAAAGTTGCCAGGTGACCTGCTTCATGGAGTATGTCACCCGGGTGTAACAATTTTTTCGTGTCAATGATTATTTTTCCGTCCTCCAATTCCAGTCCCGGTAAAAAGGATTCTGTTTCTATATCGCGGAATGCAAATCCTATTCCCGCGAATTGTAAAAACTGCGTGATGGTATTAATAACAGGGGAGATCACAATCAATAATTAAATTAAACGGGCAATGGAAGGTCTTTCGCCAGCTGCAGCCTCGAGAAAGAACCAGCAAATGATTTAACAGGTGTTCCGGGGATAAAATGTTTTGCTCTAATTCCGTTCTTCTGTTTATCGCTG of Mucilaginibacter xinganensis contains these proteins:
- a CDS encoding family 43 glycosylhydrolase, coding for MKKSLIIVALVLLNSILFAQNKEINPGAFWPDNNGDHIQAHGGGIIKIKNTYYWYGEERRNGLDTNYRYVSCYSSADLMNWKFMGDVVKMQDPENLGYRWILERPKVYYNKPTKKYVMYFHLDTRNYKYARVGIAISDKPDGDFKFVKSFRPLDHESRDIGQFVDDDGTAYLVFEDRALGFHIVKLADDYLSVSEEMSLVKAPLEGGAIVHFKGLYYAIGSALTGWNPNPNKYATSKSLKGPWTEFKDIAPPPTNTYGSQSTMLIKVTGTKSTTVIFMGDQWRPKTQWDSRYLWIPVEIGDGKLWLPEPKPFTINIKTGEYKYSK
- a CDS encoding glycoside hydrolase family 76 protein; translation: MKKTIILLLSAFFSITVKAQLPDYKTRIKYLYEGINKQLTDKKNGLYYETTDSAKNENPHSWLWPLCALIQATNEMEVLQPGQKYMQQVVNAIDQYYSNKPPFPGYQDYPLTERKSSRFYDDNQWIAIAYLDAYHRTNNKKYLHSSEMIYRFMMGGLDTASGGGLYWKEGDKNTKNTCSNGPGILVALQLYKITKQQHYLNTALTLYKWVNKYLQAPSGVYYDNIQIPSLKIGMATYTYNTGTMLQSNVLLYRLTHDPKYLAEAQRIAKAGKAEFFKNGRLPGNYWFNAVMLRGYIDLFKIDSNKEWMTFFEEDADNIWKTERDTSNLLGPKPAKSLIDQAAMIEICGRLQELNEIK
- a CDS encoding adenylyl-sulfate kinase, yielding MLIIQLTGLSGSGKTTLSQFVKQALEDRHLTVEIIDGDTYRKTLCRDLGFSVEDRCENIRRLGHAAHSFAGSRDVVIIAAINPFEHIRKELEIKYGIKTVWINCNVDVLIARDTKGLYRRALLPEDHPDKLHNLTGINDSYDTPVNYALLINTHMQSTAQCGGLLCDFILQHIG
- a CDS encoding phytanoyl-CoA dioxygenase family protein, encoding MSDLLLTPFEEAGQLQIMHLKRFWHKCMLKRNGQINSGGLENEFQLDKTLLFTLGLGLEQTVRYLYGTAPSFEEFEQWILETSGTPSPEKIIRFNNAIINKNNPGEVAIQKILDDEQVDFWERNGYIVLKNAVPKEDCEKTIETICSFIQIDRNNPDTWYNQHHARQGIMVQLFQHPVLEKNRDSPFIRAVFEQLWNRKDIWVTADRVGFNPPETENWKFPGPRLHWDTKLNLPLPFGLQGILYLADTEANQGAFSLVPGFHHRLDSWVGSLGPGADPYKENLYELGCIPIAANAGDFIIWHHALPHGSSPNTASKPRFVQYFTYDPAGID
- a CDS encoding methionyl-tRNA formyltransferase, which translates into the protein MKIILLTGGLYSIPVIHYLSAQKLLHSIVSPGKANKNNIPIELNAQHLNIPFKRFLKEELNIGFKDWLTEAQVDAVFVFGCPYKISPTLTALPKFGFFNIHFSLLPAYRGKSPVFWQIKNGAQTGGITIHQVTENYDDGPMLMQHEISIAQGESLGLYTNRLAMESVQVISKGIEKLNTTGNDLLFPQNENNASYFAAPVIDDLKIDWETQSANEIENLVNATNPDYGGAVTQFRGLPFRILEVNLVQVNNPSTFIPGSIVHSDVNYGVIVACKETQFLRLNVVQFTEGIFSGFKLAALGIAAGEHFENAANLSGLTINS
- a CDS encoding sulfotransferase family protein, translated to MDHIEIENWIPYKLATSAGQSQCHWLHTVGKQFTEPFFDETILKCRSANNRYYEFSSVSALEMTVSWAGGLKEVVPAAFIFHISRCGSTLVSQLLSTMEQNTVLSEVPFFDDILRLPFKEPNFTEAEINNLLVSAFKYYARETAGAVTLQKKDLFIKADSWHIFFYRQLRLLYPGVPFILLYRRPDEVFRSHSKLPGMQAVPGMIEPQLFGFKPEEIGHDSSIYLANVLTSYLQKYLEIAANDERCMLINYNEGPMEMIKRVASFSNITISAQALELMEQRSHYHSKKPGEHFRKEAMADIPAHLEKAMELYYILDKKRMAML
- a CDS encoding aspartyl/asparaginyl beta-hydroxylase domain-containing protein translates to MIRYAKLGLTFDLQAMQTELAVTGQDWQPHLNKYHYTGSWDVLALRSPGGDHKNIVPELMGKHSEYKDNVYMERFSSVRKLLSELHCPIMSVRFLNLKAGAVIKEHRDNELAFEKGEARLHFPVITNREVAFYCEQDRVFLQEGECWYLNANLPHRVSNNSKADRVHLVIDCTVNDWLKNMITSSDQIVYKKEQVDDNLLNMIKHLRFQNTEDSNKRADDLEKKVRILLSNSGNI